One Penaeus chinensis breed Huanghai No. 1 chromosome 12, ASM1920278v2, whole genome shotgun sequence DNA segment encodes these proteins:
- the LOC125031310 gene encoding chitin deacetylase 1-like, with protein MKTSAVTLLLLLVGCALAQGVDFVCPKPNGQFASPDSCKIFYSCADNIAYRQRCAEGALYDGNKHECVDQFLDNIACGPQEPTEAPLATTPDPLEALSCDLQDCQLPYCHCSFDGTEIPGGLRVEQVPQIIMLTFDGAINDLNFDTYNQIFLENRTSPNGCPIRGTFFVSHDYTNYQLVEEVYSRGHEIALGTVTRRSGLEDGTYEEWVGEMVTMREILSSFAGVRKADMLGMRGPHLKPGKNSQLEVMNDYGFSWDSTINAPPSKVPVWPYSFDYKIPHECRSGSCATRSFRGLWEMPMNSHFKNFQFEGGFCPYLDQCSFSYQNEPDVLKWLQDDFNRHYTTNRAPYMLALSTNWFQTPTQTNGLLAFIDWTMTLNDVYYTTMTEALQWVTTPQPISELSRFQPWSCQQKVYPDPPCETPNSCQLSLNARHDNFTSAGGSRYMVTCSNCPTVYPWVWDSTGLGRERDIYEPEFRATNIEDPAIL; from the exons ATGAAGACCAGTGCGGTGACGCTCCTCTTGCTCCTCGTGGGCTGTG CTCTAGCCCAGGGAGTCGACTTCGTGTGTCCGAAACCGAACGGCCAGTTCGCATCCCCCGACAGCTGTAAAATCTTCTATTCG tGCGCCGACAACATCGCCTACCGCCAGAGGTGCGCTGAAGGGGCCCTATACGATGGTAACAAACACGAATGCGTCGACCAGTTCCTTGACAACATCGCCTGCGGGCCTCAGGAGCCAA CTGAGGCACCCCTGGCCACGACTCCTGACCCTTTAGAGGCATTGTCATGTGATCTTCAGGACTGCCAGTTGCCATATTGCCACTGTTCCTTCGATGGCACTGAGATTCCCGGAGGATTGAGAGTCGAACAG GTTCCCCAAATCATCATGCTCACCTTCGACGGAGCCATAAACGACCTCAACTTCGACACCTACAACCAAATCTTCCTCGAGAATCGCACCAGTCCCAACGGCTGCCCAATCCGGGGGACTTTCTTCGTCTCTCACGACTACACCAACTACCAGCTGGTCGAGGAAGTCTACAGCCGAGGTCACGAGATCGCCCTTGGAACTGTGAC ACGTCGCTCGGGCCTGGAAGACGGGACCTACGAGGAATGGGTCGGCGAAATGGTCACCATGAGGGAGATTCTCAGCTCGTTCGCCGGCGTGAGGAAAGCCGATATGTTAGGCATGAGAGGCCCTCATCTCAAACCCGGCAAGAATTCACAGCTTGAG GTGATGAACGACTACGGTTTCTCTTGGGACTCGACCATCAACGCCCCCCCAAGCAAAGTGCCAGTGTGGCCCTATTCCTTCGACTACAAGATCCCCCACGAGTGCCGCTCCGGAAGCTGTGCCACCAGGTCATTCCGAG GACTGTGGGAAATGCCAATGAACTCCCACTTCAAGAACTTCCAATTCGAGGGAGGCTTCTGCCCCTACCTGGACCAGTGCAGCTTCAGTTATCAGAACGAGCCCGACGTCCTCAAGTGGCTTCAGGATGACTTCAACCGCCATTACACCACCAACAG GGCCCCTTACATGCTGGCTCTTTCGACCAACTGGTTCCAAACTCCAACCCAAACCAACGGACTTCTCGCCTTTATCGACTGGACTAT GACCCTGAATGACGTGTACTACACCACCATGACGGAGGCTCTGCAGTGGGTGACGACGCCGCAGCCGATCTCCGAGCTGAGTCGCTTCCAGCCCTGGAGCTGCCAACAGAAGGTGTACCCCGACCCTCCGTGCGAGACCCCCAATTCATGCCAGCTCTCGCTCAATGCCCGACATGACAATTTCACTTCAGCAGGTGGATCCAG gTACATGGTGACCTGCAGCAACTGCCCCACAGTGTACCCCTGGGTATGGGACTCCACGGGccttggtagagagagagacatatacgaACCGGAGTTTAGGGCTACCAATATTGAAGACCCTGctattctttga